The proteins below are encoded in one region of Streptomyces cyanogenus:
- a CDS encoding response regulator, whose product MAIRVLLVDDQPLLRTGFRMILEAEQDIAVVGEAGDGLQALDQVRALQPDVVLMDIRMPRMDGVEATRQITGPGRDGPAKVLVLTTFDLDEYVVEALRAGASGFLLKDAPADELVQAIRVVAAGEAMLAPSITRRLLDKYATHLPSGEEPVPDTLHTLTDREVEVLKLVARGLSNAEIAADLFVSETTVKTHVGHVLTKLGLRDRVQAAVYAYESGLVRPGAQ is encoded by the coding sequence GTGGCCATCCGTGTCCTACTGGTCGACGACCAGCCCCTGCTGCGTACCGGTTTCCGGATGATCCTGGAGGCCGAGCAGGACATCGCGGTCGTCGGCGAGGCCGGTGACGGCCTGCAGGCCCTCGACCAGGTGCGCGCGCTCCAGCCGGACGTCGTGCTCATGGACATCCGGATGCCGCGGATGGACGGCGTGGAGGCCACCCGGCAGATCACCGGGCCCGGCCGGGACGGTCCGGCCAAGGTGCTGGTGCTGACCACGTTCGACCTGGACGAGTACGTGGTGGAGGCGCTGCGCGCCGGCGCCAGCGGCTTCCTGCTCAAGGACGCGCCCGCCGACGAACTGGTGCAGGCGATCCGGGTGGTGGCGGCCGGTGAGGCCATGCTCGCGCCGAGCATCACCCGGCGGCTGCTGGACAAGTACGCCACGCACCTGCCGTCCGGCGAGGAGCCGGTGCCGGACACCCTGCACACCCTGACCGACCGTGAGGTCGAGGTGCTGAAGCTGGTGGCGCGCGGGCTGTCCAACGCCGAGATCGCCGCCGATCTGTTCGTCAGCGAGACGACGGTGAAGACGCACGTGGGGCATGTGCTCACCAAACTGGGCCTCAGGGACCGCGTGCAGGCCGCCGTGTACGCGTACGAGAGCGGTCTGGTGCGCCCCGGCGCCCAGTGA
- a CDS encoding ABC transporter substrate-binding protein, with the protein MNMRNQWPVLPLVAGLASGLLTGCGSETGDSGGTGSSVVMGMSDDVLATDPASGYDPGSWLLFNNVFQSLLSFPKGATEPQPELAKQCGFTDSRAMVYKCELKDGLKFSNGDALTSADVKFSFDRMLKINDPAGPAIMFPMLDKVETPDAKTAVFRLKVPDATFPSKIASGAGSIVDHSQYDANGLRTDHQAVGSGPYKLESFDKDQAVFSANGNYRGTAKVKNSGVTLKFFHGDRTALKQALLDGGIDIAYRGLTAADIAQLDEQADSKGVDVIEGSSAEVQHLVFNMKDPVAGKLGVRKAMAYLIDRDALIKDVYQGTATALYSIIPAGITGHNTAFFDSYGARPSREKAAAALRADGITGKVKLTLWSTPSRYGPATDEELKAIAGQLNASGLFDADVQSVAYGQYEKDIAAGKYGVYVKGWVPDYPDADNFTAPFFGKGNVLGNNYSNRTIVKSLIPGTAAQSDRAATDKDFGKLQDIVAAELPVLPVWQAKQYAVVRDGVYGLEYCLDASTVFRFWELSKS; encoded by the coding sequence GTGAACATGCGCAACCAGTGGCCAGTCCTGCCCCTCGTGGCGGGGCTGGCCTCCGGCCTGTTGACCGGCTGCGGCTCCGAGACCGGTGACTCCGGGGGCACCGGCTCCTCCGTGGTGATGGGGATGTCCGACGACGTCCTCGCCACGGACCCGGCATCCGGCTACGACCCCGGCTCCTGGCTGTTGTTCAACAACGTCTTCCAGTCGCTGCTCAGTTTCCCCAAGGGCGCGACCGAACCCCAGCCCGAACTGGCGAAGCAGTGCGGCTTCACCGACTCCCGGGCCATGGTCTACAAGTGCGAGCTGAAGGACGGCCTGAAGTTCAGCAACGGTGACGCCCTCACCTCCGCGGACGTGAAGTTCTCCTTCGACCGCATGCTGAAGATCAACGATCCCGCCGGTCCCGCGATCATGTTCCCGATGCTCGACAAGGTCGAGACGCCGGACGCGAAGACGGCCGTCTTCCGTCTGAAGGTGCCCGACGCCACCTTCCCCAGCAAGATCGCCTCCGGCGCCGGCTCCATCGTGGACCACAGCCAGTACGACGCGAACGGCCTGCGCACCGACCACCAGGCCGTCGGCTCCGGCCCCTACAAGCTGGAATCCTTCGACAAGGACCAGGCCGTCTTCTCCGCCAACGGCAACTACCGGGGCACCGCCAAGGTCAAGAACTCCGGCGTCACGCTGAAGTTCTTCCACGGCGACCGCACCGCCCTGAAGCAGGCCCTCCTCGACGGCGGCATCGACATCGCCTACCGAGGCCTGACCGCCGCCGACATCGCCCAGCTCGACGAGCAGGCCGACAGCAAGGGCGTCGACGTCATCGAGGGCAGCAGCGCCGAGGTCCAGCACCTGGTCTTCAACATGAAGGACCCGGTGGCCGGCAAGCTCGGCGTCCGCAAGGCCATGGCCTACCTCATCGACCGCGACGCCCTCATCAAGGACGTCTACCAGGGCACCGCCACCGCGCTGTACTCGATCATCCCGGCGGGCATAACCGGCCACAACACCGCGTTCTTCGACAGCTACGGCGCCCGCCCCTCGCGGGAGAAGGCCGCCGCCGCACTGCGCGCCGACGGCATCACCGGCAAGGTGAAGCTCACCCTGTGGTCCACGCCGTCCCGCTACGGCCCGGCCACCGACGAGGAGCTGAAGGCCATCGCCGGCCAGCTCAACGCCAGCGGACTGTTCGACGCCGACGTCCAGTCGGTCGCCTACGGCCAGTACGAGAAGGACATCGCCGCCGGCAAGTACGGCGTGTACGTGAAGGGCTGGGTGCCGGACTACCCGGACGCCGACAACTTCACCGCGCCCTTCTTCGGCAAGGGCAACGTGCTGGGCAACAACTACAGCAACCGCACCATCGTCAAGTCCCTGATCCCCGGCACCGCCGCGCAGAGCGACCGCGCGGCGACCGACAAGGACTTCGGGAAGCTGCAGGACATCGTCGCCGCCGAACTGCCGGTCCTGCCGGTGTGGCAGGCCAAGCAGTACGCGGTCGTCCGCGACGGCGTCTACGGCCTCGAGTACTGCCTGGACGCTTCCACGGTGTTCCGGTTCTGGGAACTCAGCAAGAGCTGA
- a CDS encoding ABC transporter substrate-binding protein, protein MNRKTLVLPAVAGLLTPVLAACGGSDSGSKSGDAIVVGTTDQFTATKDAPAPLDPAYAYDVGTWNILRQSVQTLMAQPKGEGAPTPEAAESCSFTDSGSERYACKLREDLKFSSGDPVTAQDVKYSIERALRINADSGVSALLNTIDTIETQGDREVVFHLKTADATFPYKLSTPVAGIVNPKDYDKDKLRDGFEVDGSGPYTFKAEVKDDAIVSATFTRNPSYKGSVKVNNDKVELRSFADADAMSAAVDKGDIDVMTRTMSPAQIQKLDGGGDDKVDLVDMPGLEIRYLAFNTDASSVKSKAVRQAMAQLINRGELVSKVYGTQAEPLYSLVPATVTGHSNSFFNKYGNPSLAKAKDLLTKAAITTPVKLTLHYTTDHYGSATKQEFEILQKQLNDSGLFDVSIEGHPWATFRPAERKGQYDVYGMGWFPDFPDADNFLAPFLDKNNFLGSPYDNSSIQRTLIPQSRREADRLGASKSLTEIQDIVAEDVPVLPLWQGKQYVAARDDITGVAYALNSSSTLQLWELGRGVSG, encoded by the coding sequence ATGAACCGCAAGACTTTGGTGCTGCCGGCGGTGGCCGGCCTGCTCACCCCGGTTCTCGCCGCGTGCGGCGGATCGGACAGCGGGAGCAAGAGCGGTGACGCCATCGTCGTCGGTACCACGGACCAGTTCACGGCCACCAAGGACGCCCCGGCGCCCCTCGACCCGGCCTACGCCTACGACGTCGGCACGTGGAACATCCTGCGCCAGTCCGTGCAGACCCTGATGGCCCAGCCCAAGGGCGAGGGCGCCCCCACCCCGGAGGCCGCCGAGAGCTGCTCCTTCACCGACAGCGGCAGTGAGCGCTACGCCTGCAAGCTGCGCGAGGACCTGAAGTTCTCCAGCGGCGACCCGGTGACCGCCCAGGACGTCAAGTACTCCATCGAGCGTGCGCTGCGCATCAACGCCGACAGCGGTGTCTCGGCCCTGTTGAACACCATCGACACCATCGAGACGCAGGGGGACCGCGAGGTCGTCTTCCACCTGAAGACGGCCGACGCCACCTTCCCGTACAAGCTGTCCACCCCGGTCGCGGGCATCGTCAACCCGAAGGACTACGACAAGGACAAGCTCCGGGACGGCTTCGAGGTCGACGGCTCCGGCCCGTACACCTTCAAGGCCGAGGTCAAGGACGACGCGATCGTCTCCGCCACCTTCACCAGGAACCCCTCCTACAAGGGCAGCGTGAAGGTGAACAACGACAAGGTCGAGCTGCGCTCCTTCGCCGACGCCGACGCCATGAGCGCCGCGGTCGACAAGGGTGACATCGACGTCATGACCCGCACCATGTCGCCCGCGCAGATCCAGAAGCTGGACGGCGGCGGCGACGACAAGGTCGACCTGGTCGACATGCCGGGTCTGGAGATCCGCTACCTCGCCTTCAACACCGACGCCTCCAGCGTCAAGTCGAAGGCCGTACGCCAGGCCATGGCCCAGCTCATCAACCGCGGCGAACTGGTCTCCAAGGTCTACGGCACCCAGGCCGAGCCGCTGTACTCGCTGGTCCCGGCCACCGTCACCGGCCACTCCAACTCGTTCTTCAACAAGTACGGCAACCCCAGCCTCGCCAAGGCGAAGGACCTGCTCACCAAGGCCGCCATCACCACCCCGGTGAAGCTGACCCTGCACTACACCACCGACCACTACGGCTCGGCCACCAAGCAGGAGTTCGAGATCCTGCAGAAGCAGCTCAACGACAGCGGTCTGTTCGACGTCTCCATCGAGGGCCACCCCTGGGCGACCTTCCGGCCCGCCGAGCGGAAGGGCCAGTACGACGTCTACGGCATGGGCTGGTTCCCCGACTTCCCGGACGCCGACAACTTCCTCGCGCCCTTCCTCGACAAGAACAACTTCCTCGGCTCGCCGTACGACAACAGCAGCATCCAGCGCACGCTGATCCCCCAGTCCCGCCGCGAGGCGGACCGGCTCGGCGCGTCCAAGAGCCTGACCGAGATCCAGGACATCGTCGCGGAGGACGTCCCGGTGCTGCCGCTGTGGCAGGGCAAGCAGTACGTCGCCGCACGGGACGACATCACGGGCGTGGCCTACGCCCTCAACTCGTCGTCTACGCTTCAGTTGTGGGAGCTCGGCCGCGGTGTGAGCGGCTGA
- a CDS encoding HAD family hydrolase — MTSTVPALGTRTAEGSALQAVLLDMDGTLVDTEGFWWDVEVEVFASLGHTLDETWRHVVVGGPMTRSAGFLIEATGADITLAELTVLLNEGFEDRIGRTLPLMPGASRLLAELYEYEIPTALVSASHRRIIDRVLSVLGPHHFTLSVAGDEVSRTKPFPDPYLLAAAGLGADPARCAVVEDTSTGVAAAEAAGCRVVAVPSVAPIGPAAGRTVVSSLEEVDLAFLRGLMTEMR, encoded by the coding sequence ATGACCAGCACGGTCCCCGCGCTCGGAACCCGTACGGCCGAAGGCTCCGCCCTGCAGGCCGTGCTGCTCGACATGGACGGCACCCTGGTGGACACCGAGGGTTTCTGGTGGGACGTCGAGGTGGAGGTCTTCGCCTCCCTCGGGCACACCCTGGACGAGACCTGGCGGCACGTCGTCGTCGGCGGTCCCATGACCCGCAGCGCCGGCTTCCTCATCGAGGCGACCGGCGCCGACATCACGCTCGCCGAACTCACCGTGCTGCTGAACGAGGGCTTCGAGGACCGCATCGGCCGCACCCTGCCGCTGATGCCCGGCGCCTCCCGGCTCCTCGCCGAGCTGTACGAGTACGAGATCCCGACCGCCCTGGTCTCCGCCTCCCACCGGCGCATCATCGACCGTGTGCTGTCCGTCCTGGGCCCGCACCACTTCACCCTTTCCGTCGCCGGCGACGAGGTCTCCCGCACCAAGCCGTTCCCGGACCCGTATCTGCTCGCCGCCGCGGGGCTCGGTGCGGATCCGGCCAGATGTGCCGTCGTCGAGGACACCTCGACCGGGGTCGCCGCCGCCGAGGCCGCGGGCTGCCGGGTGGTCGCCGTACCCTCCGTCGCACCCATCGGCCCGGCCGCGGGGCGGACCGTCGTCTCCTCCCTGGAAGAGGTCGACCTGGCATTTCTCCGGGGCCTGATGACGGAAATGCGCTAG
- the metH gene encoding methionine synthase: MASSPTSPSADSRTRASALREALATRVVVADGAMGTMLQAQEPTLEDFQHLEGCNEILNLTRPDIVRSVHEAYFAVGVDCVETNTFGANLTALGEYDIAERVAELSEAGARIARETADEFAARDGRQRWVLGSMGPGTKLPTLGHTTFTAIRDAYQQNAEGLLAGGADALLVETTQDLLQTKASVIAARRAMETAGYEVPLIVSVTVETTGTMLLGSEIGAALTALEPLGIDMIGLNCATGPAEMSEHLRYLARQSRVRLSCMPNAGLPVLGKDGAHYPLTAPELADAQETFVREYGLSLIGGCCGTTPEHLRQVVERVRDLAPAERDPRPEPGAASLYQSVPFRQDTSYLAIGERTNANGSKKFREAMLEGRWDDCVEMAREQIREGAHMLDLCVDYVGRDGVADMEELAGRFATASTLPIVLDSTEVDVIRAGLEKLGGRAVINSVNYEDGDGPDSRFAKVTQLAREHGAALIALTIDEEGQARTPEKKVEIAERLIADLTGNWGIREEDILIDTLTFTICTGQEESRKDGIATIEAIRELKRRHPAVQTTLGLSNISFGLNPAARILLNSVFLDECVKAGLDSAIVHASKILPIARFSEEEVQTALDLIHDRRSEGYDPLQKLMQLFEGATAKSLKAGKAEELAALPLDERLKRRIIDGERNGLEADLDEALRDRPALDIVNETLLDGMKVVGELFGSGQMQLPFVLQSAEVMKAAVAYLEPHMEKSDAEGKGTIVLATVRGDVHDIGKNLVDIILSNNGYNVVNLGIKQPVSAILEAAEEHRADVIGMSGLLVKSTVIMKENLEELNQRGLAARFPVILGGAALTRAYVEQDLHEIYEGEVRYARDAFEGLRLMDALIGVKRGVPGAQLPELRQRRVRATAAVEVEERPEEGHVRSDVATDNPVPTPPFWDTRIVKGIQLKEYASWLDEGALFKGQWGLKQARTGEGPTYEELVETEGRPRLRGLLDRLQTDNLLEAAVVYGYFPCVSKDDDLIILDEQGNERTRFTFPRQRRGRRLCLADFFRPEESGETDVVGLQVVTVGSRIGEETAKLFAANAYRDYLELHGLSVQLAEALAEYWHARVRAELGFAGEDPADIQDMFDLKYRGARFSLGYGACPDLEDRAKIAELLRPERIGVHLSEEFQLHPEQSTDAIVIHHPEAKYFNAR; encoded by the coding sequence CGATGGGCACGATGCTCCAGGCACAGGAGCCCACCCTCGAGGACTTCCAGCACCTCGAGGGCTGCAACGAGATCCTCAACCTCACCCGGCCCGACATCGTGCGCTCCGTCCACGAGGCCTACTTCGCCGTGGGCGTCGACTGCGTCGAGACCAACACCTTCGGGGCCAACCTCACCGCCCTGGGCGAGTACGACATCGCCGAACGCGTCGCCGAGCTGTCCGAGGCCGGCGCCCGCATCGCCCGCGAGACGGCGGACGAGTTCGCCGCCCGCGACGGCCGGCAGCGCTGGGTGCTGGGCTCGATGGGACCCGGCACCAAGCTGCCCACCCTCGGGCACACCACCTTCACCGCCATCCGCGACGCCTACCAGCAGAACGCCGAGGGCCTGCTGGCCGGCGGCGCCGACGCCCTGCTGGTGGAGACGACCCAGGACCTCCTCCAGACCAAGGCCTCCGTGATCGCCGCCCGCCGGGCGATGGAGACCGCCGGGTACGAGGTCCCGCTGATCGTGTCGGTGACGGTGGAGACCACCGGCACCATGCTGCTCGGCTCGGAGATCGGCGCCGCGCTGACCGCGCTGGAGCCGCTCGGCATCGACATGATCGGCCTGAACTGCGCCACCGGCCCCGCCGAGATGAGCGAGCACCTGCGCTACCTGGCCCGCCAGTCACGCGTCCGCCTGTCCTGCATGCCCAATGCGGGCCTGCCCGTCCTCGGCAAGGACGGCGCCCACTACCCGCTGACCGCACCGGAGCTCGCCGACGCGCAGGAGACCTTCGTCCGCGAATACGGCCTCTCCCTGATCGGCGGCTGCTGCGGCACCACCCCCGAGCACCTGCGCCAGGTCGTCGAGCGGGTCCGGGACCTCGCCCCCGCCGAGCGCGACCCGCGCCCCGAGCCGGGCGCCGCCTCCCTGTACCAGTCGGTCCCGTTCCGGCAGGACACCTCCTACCTGGCCATCGGCGAGCGCACCAACGCCAACGGCTCCAAGAAGTTCCGCGAGGCCATGCTGGAGGGCCGCTGGGACGACTGCGTGGAGATGGCCCGGGAGCAGATCCGCGAGGGCGCGCACATGCTCGACCTGTGCGTGGACTACGTCGGCCGGGACGGCGTCGCCGACATGGAGGAGCTGGCCGGCCGCTTCGCCACCGCCTCCACCCTGCCCATCGTCCTGGACTCCACCGAGGTCGACGTCATCCGGGCCGGTCTGGAGAAGCTCGGCGGCCGCGCGGTGATCAACTCGGTGAACTACGAGGACGGCGACGGCCCGGACTCCCGGTTCGCCAAGGTCACGCAGCTGGCGCGGGAGCACGGCGCCGCGCTGATCGCGCTCACCATCGACGAGGAGGGCCAGGCCCGCACCCCGGAGAAGAAGGTCGAGATCGCCGAACGGCTGATCGCCGACCTGACCGGGAACTGGGGCATCCGTGAGGAGGACATCCTCATCGACACCCTGACCTTCACCATCTGCACCGGTCAGGAGGAGTCCCGCAAGGACGGCATCGCCACCATCGAGGCGATCCGTGAACTGAAGCGGCGGCACCCGGCCGTGCAGACCACGCTGGGCCTGTCGAACATCTCCTTCGGCCTCAACCCGGCCGCCCGCATCCTGCTGAACTCCGTCTTCCTGGACGAATGCGTCAAGGCGGGCCTGGACTCGGCGATCGTGCACGCCTCCAAGATCCTGCCGATCGCCCGGTTCAGCGAGGAAGAGGTCCAGACCGCCCTCGACCTGATCCACGACCGCCGCAGCGAGGGCTACGACCCCCTCCAGAAGCTCATGCAGCTCTTCGAGGGCGCCACGGCGAAGTCCCTGAAGGCCGGCAAGGCCGAAGAACTGGCCGCGCTGCCGCTGGACGAGCGGCTCAAGCGCCGGATCATCGACGGCGAGCGCAACGGCCTGGAGGCCGACCTCGACGAGGCCCTGCGGGACCGCCCGGCGCTCGACATCGTCAACGAGACCCTGCTGGACGGCATGAAGGTCGTCGGCGAGCTGTTCGGCTCCGGCCAGATGCAGCTGCCGTTCGTCCTGCAGTCCGCCGAGGTGATGAAGGCCGCCGTCGCCTACCTCGAACCGCACATGGAGAAGTCGGACGCCGAGGGCAAGGGCACGATCGTGCTGGCCACCGTGCGCGGCGACGTGCACGACATCGGCAAGAACCTGGTCGACATCATCCTGTCGAACAACGGCTACAACGTCGTCAACCTGGGCATCAAGCAGCCCGTCTCCGCGATCCTGGAGGCGGCCGAGGAGCACCGGGCCGACGTGATCGGCATGTCCGGGCTGCTCGTGAAGTCCACGGTGATCATGAAGGAGAACCTGGAGGAGCTGAACCAGCGCGGCCTCGCCGCCCGCTTCCCGGTCATCCTCGGCGGCGCCGCCCTCACCCGGGCCTACGTCGAACAGGACCTGCACGAGATCTACGAGGGCGAGGTCCGCTACGCCCGGGACGCCTTCGAGGGCCTGCGCCTGATGGACGCCCTGATCGGCGTCAAGCGGGGCGTCCCCGGCGCGCAGCTGCCCGAGCTGCGGCAGCGCCGGGTGCGGGCCACCGCCGCCGTCGAGGTCGAGGAGCGGCCCGAGGAGGGCCATGTCCGCTCCGACGTCGCCACCGACAACCCCGTGCCCACCCCGCCTTTCTGGGACACCCGCATCGTCAAGGGCATCCAGCTCAAGGAGTACGCGAGCTGGCTGGACGAGGGTGCGCTGTTCAAGGGCCAGTGGGGGCTGAAGCAGGCCCGCACCGGCGAGGGGCCGACCTACGAGGAACTGGTCGAGACCGAGGGGCGGCCCCGGCTGCGCGGTCTGCTCGACCGGCTCCAGACCGACAACCTCCTCGAGGCCGCCGTCGTCTACGGCTACTTCCCCTGTGTCTCCAAGGACGACGACCTGATCATCCTGGACGAGCAGGGCAACGAGCGCACCCGCTTCACCTTCCCGCGCCAGCGCCGCGGCCGTCGCCTCTGCCTGGCCGACTTCTTCCGCCCGGAGGAGTCCGGCGAGACCGATGTGGTCGGCCTCCAGGTCGTCACCGTCGGCTCCCGCATCGGCGAGGAGACGGCCAAGCTCTTCGCGGCCAACGCCTACCGCGACTACCTCGAACTGCACGGCTTGTCCGTCCAGCTGGCCGAGGCCCTGGCCGAGTACTGGCACGCCCGCGTCCGCGCCGAACTCGGCTTCGCCGGCGAGGACCCCGCCGACATCCAGGACATGTTCGACCTGAAGTACCGGGGTGCCCGCTTCTCCCTCGGCTACGGCGCCTGCCCCGACCTGGAGGACCGCGCCAAGATCGCGGAGCTGCTCCGGCCCGAGCGGATCGGCGTCCACCTGTCCGAGGAGTTCCAGCTCCACCCCGAGCAGTCCACGGACGCCATCGTGATCCACCACCCCGAGGCGAAGTACTTCAACGCACGGTGA